One Manihot esculenta cultivar AM560-2 chromosome 18, M.esculenta_v8, whole genome shotgun sequence genomic window carries:
- the LOC110606273 gene encoding uncharacterized protein LOC110606273 produces MAEVIHVIVGGLDKGKGRNKHITEDILSIEQEPYKVRQVLVDTDSFVNLLILNVFNKLGLDKNSLVKVFYLLVGLGDKTVTVLGTINLPLVMGDEKYKRELYVEFAVVDISFAYNVILGHPILNRHGIVINMGAMCLKLPAPGGIAVVQGNPRLAKECYEHLIKSLGKATTPIELLEKSESHMKPEPADPV; encoded by the exons ATGGCCGAAGTGATACATGTCATTGTAGGAGGACTTGATAAGGGCAAAGGGAGAAACAAGCATATAACAGAAGATATACTGTCAATCGAACAAGAGCC GTACAAAGTAAGGCAAGTATTGGTAGATACAGATAGTTTTGTTAACCTTCTCATTCTAAATGTTTTCAACAAGTTAGGCTTGGATAAAAATAGTCTTGTCAAAGTTTTCTATCTAttagtaggattaggagataagaccgTGACAGTACTAGGCACCATCAACCTTCCCCTAGTGATGGGTGATGAAAAATACAAGCGAGAATTGTATGTAGAGTTTGCAGTGGTGGATATCTCATTTGCGTACAATGTGATACTTGGCCACCCAATTCTGAACCGCCACGGTATTGTTATTAATatgggtgctatgtgtcttaagctaCCAGCCCCAGGGGGAATAGCTGTGGTTCAAGGCAATCCGAGATTGGCTAAAGAATGTTACGAACACCTAATAAAAAGCCTCGGGAAAGCAACAACGCCCATTGAATTGCTAGAGAAGTCAGAATCTCACATGAAGCCAGAGCCAGCAGACCCAGTATAA